TCGACGATGCTCAACACCGTCGGGACGCTCGACCGGCCGACCTCGGGCACCGTGACGATCGCCGGGCACGACGTCGGGTCGATGCGCGACGACGACCTGTCCCGGCTCCGCGCCGAGCACATCGGGTTCGTCTTCCAGCACTTCCACCTGCAGGCCGGCGCGACCGCGGCGGAGAACGTCGCCGACGGACTCCTCTACGCCGGCGTCCCGCGTCGGGCTCGGATGGAGCGCGCGGTCGACGCACTGGGACGGGTCGGTCTCGAGCACCGCGTCGGGCACCGCCCGCCGCAGCTCTCCGGCGGCGAGAAGCAGCGCGTCGCGATCGCCCGCGCCATCGTCGGCGATCCGACCATCCTGCTCGCCGACGAGCCGACCGGTGCACTCGACACCGCGAGCGGTCGGAAGATCCTCGGGCTGCTCCGCGAGCTCAACGACGCCGGGACCACCGTGCTCGTCATCACGCACGACCTGGCACTGGCGGCCTCGCTGCCCCGCCAGGTGCGGATGCGGGACGGGGCGGTGGAGGACGACTCGAGCACCTCGGACGCGGGTGCCCTCGCCGACGCGATCGTCGGAGCCGGACGGTGAGCGCGCACACGGCGCGAGTGCAGCGCCCGCGGACGGTCGGCGCCGGAGACCTGCTCCGGCTCGGGGTCTTCGGGCTCCGGACCCGTCCGGGCCGGGTCGTGCTGTCGGCGCTCGGCATCGCGATCGGCATCGCCGCCATGATCGCCGTCGTCGGCATCTCGTCGTCGAGCAAGGCGGCCCTCGACCAGGTGCTCGACGCACTCGGCACGAACGTCCTCACGGTCACGAAGGCACAGGGCTTCGGGGACGTCCCGCCCCTGCCGAGCACGGCCGTCGAGTCGGCGCTCCGACAGTCCGACGTGCAGGACGCCGCCGGCGTCGGCGAAGCCGAGGACGGCCGCGTCTACCGGAACCCCTTCGTGCCCGCGGCGGAGACGAAGGGCATCGGCGTGATGACCGTCTGGGGTGACGTGCCGACGGTGCTCGGCGGATCCCTGGCGGCCGGACGGTGGGTCGACCCGTCGCCGGACGCCCCCGCCCAGGCCGTGCTGGGGGCGGTCGCCGCGAAGAACCTCGGCATCGACGAGCTCCGGCCGGACACCCGGGTGTGGATCGGCGGACAGTGGGTGCAGGTCGTCGGCGTCCTCGCGCCGCTGCAACTCGCGGAGGACCTCGACAACCAGGTCTTCGTCCCACAGGCGCTCGCGACGACCCTCGGGTTCGACGGACACCCGACCGCGGTCTACACGCGCGTCGACCCGGAACGGGTGGCCGACGCGCGGGACGTCCTGGCGAACGCGATCAGCCCCGACCACCCGCAGGACGTCGGGGTGACCCGTCCGTCCGACGCCCTCGCGGCGAAGAACGCGACGGACGACTCGTTCACCGGGCTCCTGGTCGGGATCGGTGGGGTCGCCCTGCTCGTGGGCGGGATCGGTGTCGCGAACACGATGGTGATCACGGTCCTCGAACGACGGGCAGAAGTGGGTGTCCGGCGTGCACTCGGCGCCCGACGACGGAACATCCGCGACCAGTTCCTGGTGGAGTCGCTGCTGCTCTCCTTCCTCGGCGGTGTCGCTGGGGTGGTCATCGGGCTGGGCGTCACGATCGCCTTCGCGCTCGCGCAGGGGTGGCCGGTGGCGATCCCGCTGTGGGCGGTCGGGGGCGGACTCGCCGCGACCGTGGTGATCGGCGGCGTCTCGGGGCTGTACCCGGCGGCCCGCGCCGCACGCATCCCGCCCACCTCGGCGCTCGCAGCGGTCTGACCGGTCGCGTGGTCCGCCGGGCGCACCGGCCGGGAGGCCCGGTGCCGGTTCCTGGAACCGACACCGGGCCCGGCGGCCTAGCGTCCAGGGCATGCCAGAGCTGCCGATCATCCGTCGCCTCACCGACTCCATCGAGCACGCCAGCGTGCTCGACAAGGCCGTCGACCTCGACACGCGCGTCGTCCGCGCGGTCGCGAAGCCGAAGGCCCTGCGGCAGCTGCTGCACGGCGTGCCGTTCGGACACCCCCTGCACCCGCTGATGGTGCAGGTGCCGCTCGGCGCCTGGATCTCGGCGGCCGTCCTCGACCTGATCGGCGGGAAGGGCAACGCGCGCGCGGCGCAGACGCTGACCGGGGTCGGGATCGCATCGGCGGGCAGTGCGTCGATCGCCGGCTACGTCGACTGGGCGGAGCTCTCGCTCGAGCAGCGCCGGACCGGGTGGGTGCACCAGGCGGTGAACTGGGTCGGCATCACGTTCTTCGGCCTGTCGTGGTGGCAGCGACGGAAGGGCAACACCGCGGCAGGCAAGGCGCTCGGCGTCGTCGGGCTCACCGTCGTGAGCGTCGGCGGGTACCTCGGCGGACACCTGTCCTACCGGCAGCGTGCCGGGGTGGGGTCGAGCGACCGGGTCCCCTTCGACGACTGACGCTCCATTCGGCCTCCACGGGAACGCCCGATCTGCACCGGCAGGTCGGGCGTTCCTTCGTTCGTGTTGGTTCTGCCGCGAAACAGTTGCGTTCGTGTTGCTTTCGGACGTACAGTTCCTCGAACCAACGAGAACGAAGGAGTTCCGGCATGTACGCAACCGAGCGGCAGGACGCCATCGCCGCCACGCTGCAGTCGGCCGGGCGGGTGTCCGTCGCCGACCTCGCCGAGCACTTCGACGTCACGACCGAGACCGTGCGCCGCGACCTCGACGCCCTCGAGACCGCCGGTGTCCTGCGCCGGGTGCACGGGGGAGCGGTCCCCGTCGGACGCTCCAGCGTGGTCGAGCTCTCCGTCGCCGAGCGCGAGGGGCAGCACGGCACCGCGAAGACGGCGATCGCCCGCGCCGCGATGCGCCTGGTGCCGTCGTCGTTCACCGGGTCCATCGCCCTCGACGCCGGCACCACCTGCGCCGCCGTCGCCGCCGAGCTGGTCCGCTGGGAGCCCGCGACCCCCGGAGCCACCCTGACCGTCGTCACGAACTCGGTCCCGATCGCCGCCACCCTGCAGCACAGCGAGCACGTCGAGCTGCACCTGCTCGGCGGGCGGGTGCGCGGGCTGACGAGCGCGGCCGTCGGCACGGCCACCGTCGAGCAGATCGCGGCGCTCCGCCCGGACATCGCGTTCGTCGGCACGAACGGCCTGTCCGCCGGCTTCGGGCTGAGCACGCCCGACGAGTACGAGGCCGGGGTCAAGGGCGCCTACGTCCTCGCGGCGCGACGGAGCGTCGTCCTCGCCGACGCCGCCAAGCACGGCGTCGAGGCGCTCATGCGCTTCGCCCGACTCGACGAGGTCGACACCCTCGTCACCGACCAGGAGCCCCCGGCGGACCTCGCCGGTGCGCTCGCCGACGCCGACGTGGAGGTCGTGGTCGCATGAACCAGCAGGAGCACACCGTGCACCCCAGCACCCGGATCGTCACCGTGACGCCGAACCCGTCCCTCGACCGCACGATCGAGCTGGGCGGCGAGCTGCAGCGCGGCGCCGTGCAGCGGGCCGTCCGGACCACGGCCGAGCCGGGCGGCAAGGGCGTCAACGTCTCCCGGGTCGTCGTCGCGAGCGGCGGGGACACCCTCGCGGTCCTGCCCGGCGACGAGCTCGACCCCGTCCTGCTCGGCCTGGCGACCCGGGGCATCCCGACCGCCGCACTGCCGATCGGTGCCCCGCTCCGCTCGAACGTCACCGTCACCGAGCCGACCGGCACGACGACGAAGCTCAACGAGCCCGGGCCCTCGCTCGCGGGTCGTCTCGAGGACCTCGCCGCGCTCGTCGCCGACGCCGCCGGACCGACCCCGACCGGGCCGTCCGCCCGCTGGGTGGTGTTCGCCGGGTCCCTGCCGCCGGGCCTGCCCGACGACGCGCTCGCCGTGCTCGTCCGTGCCGTGCGCGAGCGCCACGGCGACGACGTCCGGGTCGCGGTCGACTCGTCGGGCATCCCGTTCACCGCGCTGCTGCAGTCGGGGGAGCGGATCGACCTGGTCAAGCCGAACGCGGAGGAACTCGCCGAGGTCGTCGGCGGTGACCCCGAGGTCTACGAGCAGGACCTCGAGGCAGCCGTCGCCGCCGCCCACCGGCTGCGTGAGAAGCACGTCGACACCGTGCTGCTCACACTCGGCAGCGCCGGCGCCGTCCTCGTCTCCGGCGAGGGCAGCCACGTCGCCGCCGCACCCCGCATCGTCGCCCGCTCGACGGTCGGTGCCGGTGACTCGTCCCTCGCGGGCTACCTGCTCGCCGAGGTCGCCGGAGCCTCGGCGTCCGAGCGCCTCGCCCAGGCCGTCGCCACGGGGGCCGCTGCCGCGGCACTGCCCGGGAGCGACGTGCCCGCCCTCGACCACACCGACCCCGGCAGCGTGACGGTCCGGACCCTGCACACGACGCAGGTCCCGGCGCCGATCGCCTGACCGATCCCGCAGCACCACCCCGCAGCACCACCCCGCAGCACCACCCCGAACCAGCACTGCCCGCGCCCCCGGCGCCACTGCAAAGGAGCAACCCCATGTCCGCAGACACGACGCAGCGCCTCATCAGCGCCGAGCTCGTCGGCCTCGACGAGGACCTCGGCGCGACGTCGTCCGACGTCATCCGCGTGCTCGCCGACCGCGTCGCCGCGACCGGCCGCGCGGCCGACGGCGCCACCCTGGCCGAGGACGCCATCAAGCGCGAGGCGAGCGTCGGCACCGGTGTGCCCGGCGGCATCGCGATCCCGCACGCCCGGTCGGCCTCGGTGTCGAGCCCGACGCTGGCGTTCTCGCGGCTCGCCCGGAAGGTGCCGTTCGGAGCGCCGGACGGCGACGCCGACGTCGTCTTCATGATCGCCGTGCCCGAGGGTGCCGACAAGGACCACCTCACGGTCCTGTCGACCCTCGCCCGGGCACTCATCCGCGAGGACTTCACCGCCGCGCTCCGCGCCGCCTCGACCCCGCAGGAGGTCGTCGACCTGGTGCAGCGTGAAGTGGGCGGCGAGGTCGCCGCAGCCGGTGTCGGGAACGGGAGCAGTGCCTCCCGTCCGACCACGTCGCAGCCCGCGCAGGCCGCAGCAGCCGGCGGCGCGGCCGGCGGCGCCACCGGCGCGCGGAAGGTCATCGTCGGGGTGACCGCCTGCCCGACCGGCATCGCGCACACCTACATGGCCGCCGACGCCCTCGTCGCCGCCGCGGA
The sequence above is drawn from the Curtobacterium sp. MR_MD2014 genome and encodes:
- a CDS encoding ABC transporter ATP-binding protein, which codes for MSAATLADHAVAGPRAAETVVRLREVVKTYGDVQALRGVSLDVTAGELVAVVGPSGSGKSTMLNTVGTLDRPTSGTVTIAGHDVGSMRDDDLSRLRAEHIGFVFQHFHLQAGATAAENVADGLLYAGVPRRARMERAVDALGRVGLEHRVGHRPPQLSGGEKQRVAIARAIVGDPTILLADEPTGALDTASGRKILGLLRELNDAGTTVLVITHDLALAASLPRQVRMRDGAVEDDSSTSDAGALADAIVGAGR
- a CDS encoding ABC transporter permease encodes the protein MSAHTARVQRPRTVGAGDLLRLGVFGLRTRPGRVVLSALGIAIGIAAMIAVVGISSSSKAALDQVLDALGTNVLTVTKAQGFGDVPPLPSTAVESALRQSDVQDAAGVGEAEDGRVYRNPFVPAAETKGIGVMTVWGDVPTVLGGSLAAGRWVDPSPDAPAQAVLGAVAAKNLGIDELRPDTRVWIGGQWVQVVGVLAPLQLAEDLDNQVFVPQALATTLGFDGHPTAVYTRVDPERVADARDVLANAISPDHPQDVGVTRPSDALAAKNATDDSFTGLLVGIGGVALLVGGIGVANTMVITVLERRAEVGVRRALGARRRNIRDQFLVESLLLSFLGGVAGVVIGLGVTIAFALAQGWPVAIPLWAVGGGLAATVVIGGVSGLYPAARAARIPPTSALAAV
- a CDS encoding DUF2231 domain-containing protein: MPELPIIRRLTDSIEHASVLDKAVDLDTRVVRAVAKPKALRQLLHGVPFGHPLHPLMVQVPLGAWISAAVLDLIGGKGNARAAQTLTGVGIASAGSASIAGYVDWAELSLEQRRTGWVHQAVNWVGITFFGLSWWQRRKGNTAAGKALGVVGLTVVSVGGYLGGHLSYRQRAGVGSSDRVPFDD
- a CDS encoding DeoR/GlpR family DNA-binding transcription regulator — translated: MYATERQDAIAATLQSAGRVSVADLAEHFDVTTETVRRDLDALETAGVLRRVHGGAVPVGRSSVVELSVAEREGQHGTAKTAIARAAMRLVPSSFTGSIALDAGTTCAAVAAELVRWEPATPGATLTVVTNSVPIAATLQHSEHVELHLLGGRVRGLTSAAVGTATVEQIAALRPDIAFVGTNGLSAGFGLSTPDEYEAGVKGAYVLAARRSVVLADAAKHGVEALMRFARLDEVDTLVTDQEPPADLAGALADADVEVVVA
- a CDS encoding 1-phosphofructokinase family hexose kinase, with translation MHPSTRIVTVTPNPSLDRTIELGGELQRGAVQRAVRTTAEPGGKGVNVSRVVVASGGDTLAVLPGDELDPVLLGLATRGIPTAALPIGAPLRSNVTVTEPTGTTTKLNEPGPSLAGRLEDLAALVADAAGPTPTGPSARWVVFAGSLPPGLPDDALAVLVRAVRERHGDDVRVAVDSSGIPFTALLQSGERIDLVKPNAEELAEVVGGDPEVYEQDLEAAVAAAHRLREKHVDTVLLTLGSAGAVLVSGEGSHVAAAPRIVARSTVGAGDSSLAGYLLAEVAGASASERLAQAVATGAAAAALPGSDVPALDHTDPGSVTVRTLHTTQVPAPIA